A portion of the Sabethes cyaneus chromosome 3, idSabCyanKW18_F2, whole genome shotgun sequence genome contains these proteins:
- the LOC128741233 gene encoding NADH dehydrogenase [ubiquinone] flavoprotein 1, mitochondrial, protein MANTLLRLNSLPRQQIVAIVPSLRNNGLPSVLSNNQQHRCQSVQASAPPPQTKTKFGPLADDDRIFTNLYGRHDWRLKGALKRGDWYKTKEIIEKGTEWIINEIKTSGLRGRGGAGFPTGMKWSFMNKPSDGRPKYLVVNADEGEPGTCKDREIMRHDPHKLIEGCLIAGRAMGARAAYIYIRGEFYNEASNMQLAIAEAYQAGLIGKNACNSGYDFDVFMHRGAGAYICGEETALIESLEGKQGKPRLKPPFPADVGVFGCPTTVSNVETVAVAPTICRRGGVWFASFGRTRNSGTKLFNISGHVNTPCTVEEEMSIPLKELIERHAGGVIGGWDNLLGVIPGGSSTPIIPKNVCDDVLMDFDGLVQAQTSLGTAAVIVMDKSTDVIKAISRLIDFYKHESCGQCTPCREGIAWMYKVMHRFVSGNARPDEIDMLWEISKQIEGHTICALGDGAAWPVQGLIRHFRPEIEKRMKLYEEKAAAGKN, encoded by the exons atggcaaacactCTCCTGCGATTAAATTCGCTTCCGCGACAGCAGATAG TCGCGATTGTTCCGTCACTGAGAAATAATGGTTTACCAAGTGTTTTGAGCAATAACCAACAACATCGTTGCCAATCTGTTCAGGCATCTGCACCACCACCTCAAACGAAAACCAAATTTGGTCCATTGGCTGATGATGATCGTATTTTTACCAATTTATATGGTCGACACGATTGGCGTCTCAAGGGAGCCCTTAAGCGCGGTGATTGGTACAAGACCAAAGAAATCATCGAAAAAGGAACCGAATGGATAATTA atgaAATTAAAACTTCCGGCTTGCGTGGCCGTGGCGGTGCTGGCTTTCCAACGGGAATGAAGTGGTCTTTCATGAACAAACCGTCGGATGGTCGTCCAAAATATTTAGTTGTGAATGCAGATGAGGGTGAGCCAGGCACTTGCAAGGATCGTGAAATCATGCGTCATGATCCTCATAAACTGATCGAAGGGTGTTTAATTGCTGGTCGTGCCATGGGTGCTCGTGCGGCATACATCTATATCCGAGGGGAGTTCTATAACGAGGCTTCGAATATGCAGCTTGCGATTGCTGAGGCATACCAAGCCGGCCTAATCGGGAAAAATGCCTGTAATTCTGGATACGATTTTGATGTATTTATGCATCGTGGAGCTGGCGCTTACATTTGTGGTGAGGAAACTGCTCTCATTGAATCGCTCGAAGGAAAACAAGGTAAACCTCGCCTAAAgcctccatttccggctgatgtaGGTGTATTCGGTTGTCCAACAACAGTTTCAAACGTAGAAACCGTTGCTGTTGCGCCAACGATTTGTCGACGTGGCGGAGTTTGGTTTGCAAGCTTTGGTCGCACCCGTAACTCGGGAACCAAACTTTTCAATATCTCAGGGCATGTTAATACGCCGTGCACCGTTGAAGAAGAGATGTCTATTCCATTAAAGGAGCTTATAGAACGTCATGCTGGAGGTGTTATTGGTGGTTGGGACAATCTGCTGGGCGTTATACCTGGGGGATCTTCTACCCCAATTATTCCGAAGAATGTTTGTGATGATGTCCTGATGGATTTTGATGGACTCGTTCAGGCACAAACTTCGCTCGGAACGGCTGCAGTTATCGTGATGGATAAGTCAACTGATGTTATCAAGGCAATTTCGCGGTTAATAGATTTCTATAAGCATGAGAGTTGTGGCCAGTGTACACCATGTCGTGAGGGCATCGCTTGGATGTACAAAGTGATGCATCGTTTTGTCAGTGGAAATGCGCGTCCAGATGAAATTGATATGTTGTGGGAAATTTCCAAGCAAATCGAAGGACATACCATTTGCGCTCTGGGTGACGGTGCAGCTTGGCCTGTTCAAG GACTCATACGTCATTTCCGACCAGAGATTGAAAAACGAATGAAGTTATACGAGGAAAAAGCTGCGGCTggaaaaaactaa